The DNA segment TATTTCTTGATCCAATCCCCACTTAGGTAAGGATATATCCACCATTGTAGGTTCAGTCATCCTTAACCACTTCTCTTGCTCCATATCCAATAGAGCTATCTCCTTTCCCTTATCCGACAAGGCCACACAAACAATTTTAGTGCCCTCCTTATTCCAGGATGGAGTAAACAGATAATTATTATGGCCGTACTGGTAGCTTTTCTGTATCTTCCCAGTGTTTCTATCCAAAACCACCAATCTGTAATTATTCTGATGATCAACACTAACAGCAGCAATTTCCTGTCCATCCGGACTTAATGTAGGAGAAAACAAACGCGATTTATGGGTGATTTTGCTCAACTTTCCACTGGGCAAATGGTAACACTTAATAACTGAGAACATCCGGTTTTCCCAACGAGTATCCGGTTCCAGTTCTGCCCAACACAGTGTTTGACTGGCATATGAAAAAGGCTCATCATTACGACTGCCCGGCACAAACAATTTTGTCACTTCTCCATCGTTACTAACACGCACAAAACTACTAAGCACCCCGGGACCTGAAAGAGCAGCTACATAACTACCCTCATCCATCCGTACTGGATATTTGTAATTTAAATAATCCATAGACACGGGTGTAATCGCCTCAAACAGGGTTTTGTTCGTCTGCTCATTCTGCCGCTCCCACTTTTGTTGTAAATCCAGAAAGGTATTTTTGTATAAATCCACCTTATTCAATCCACTCACCTTCTTCTGTCCTTGATTAAAAGGAGTAATAGATAATGGATTTCGAGCTGTATTGTACATCGCTTTCTCCCAAATATCACTTCCATATTTACCCCGTGCTCCTGCCACCAGCTGGTATCCCATCTCATAGTGGTTAGGCACATAATCCTTGTAAGAACCAAACATAGCCTTCTCATATGAAAAAAGCCCTTTATCCATCACCTGCGCCCTTATTCCCTGCTCAAACCATGGCGAGCGTCCTCTTCCCGACTGTGACAAGGCAGTTTCTGTTGCAACAGCATCCCCCTCCAAAAACCACATAGGCACATACAAGCCCAACACGGCCCCCACGGCCTGCTCTCCTAGTATATACGACAGCATTTTTGTAAAACCATTGTTCAGCTTATCCAGCTGCACCACATGTCTAAACTCATGCAATGTCAATTGCTGAAGCCAATCCTGGGCATACATATGCTGGTTGGGATTATTATACAGCTCCATTCGCTTAGGTGCCCAACTTACAAATCCATTGGAATAGGCCGTTTCACTATGCACCAGTACATCTATCTTTCTAGGTTTATGTTTTAATGAGTTCGTTCCGTATTTATATACTTCTTCTAATAACTTAGCCACATACTGCCCTCTTACACTATACTCTCGGGGAAACACCACATTAAAGTTATCCGTTTCAATTCGACACCACCGAATACCCGAAGGATCTGCACCTGAAGAATAATATTGCGACCTCAATAAAAAGGGAAGTAAACATAGGACTATGAGAAAAAACAACTTTTTACAAATATACATCTTGTCAATTTTAAGCTTCTCGGTTTTGCGCTTACAACGCAATATATCCATTATACAAATAACAAAAAAACATTAATTCCAAATCCGGGTTAAACATAGTTACTCCAGTCAACCAACGCCAAATTTAGTGTGTTCAATCAAAAATAAAACACAACAATGCATTAAAAAATGTATTTTTACTAACGGATTATGAATCTTTAAATAATACATCCATCAGGATTAAATAAACCAACCTTATGAAACGATCATGTAAAGTTTTAATTATTCAATTTTTCACGCTGGAGAATTATTAAAATTTTCTTGAAAGTTTCATGCTGCCAATAAAACTTATAAACGCATGAATAAGATAGTCATATACCAAGCACTCACTCGAATTTTTGGAAACACAAACCGCACCTGTAAAGAAAATGGAAGCATTGAAGATAATGGCTGTGGCAAGATGAATGATTTTACATCCAAGGCATTACAAGAGATCAAAAAGCTTGGAACCACACATATTTGGTATACTGGTATCATTGAACATGCCATCACCACCAACTATAGCCAATATAACATAGCCCTAGACTACCATGAGGTAGTAAAAGGAAAAGCGGGATCGCCTTACGCCATCAAAGATTACTACGATGTAAATCCGGATCTAGCAGTTGATGTTAATAACCGCATACTGGAATTTGAAGAGTTGGTAAACAGAAGCCATCAGGAAATGCTAAAAGTGATTATTGACTTTGTACCTAATCACCTGGCCCGGAACTATGTGTCTGACGCTCAACCAACAGACAGCAAATCTTTTGGTGAAGGTGACAATATAAACGTTCACTTTGATAGCAACAATAACTTCTATTATCTACCCGGAGAGCAATTTAACGGCCCAGTGACTGCCCGAAGCGGTCAATACTTTGTAGAAAAGCCAGCCAAAGTAACTGGTAATGACTGCATATCTGCCAAACCTGGAATCAACGATTGGTACGAAACGGTAAAACTCAACTATGGAATCGACATTTTTAATCATGGCGAAAAACACTTTGATCCCATACCAGATACCTGGCACAAAATGCTGGATATACTATTGTATTGGTCTGCAAAAAAAATAGATGGCTTTCGATGCGATATGGCAGAGATGGTTCCTGTGGAATTCTGGAACTGGGTCATTCCCAAGGTCAAAGATAAATATCCTCATATAGTTTTCATCGCAGAGGTATACAATCCAGAATTATACCGCCAATACATTACTTATGGTGGCTTTGACTATTTATATGACAAAGTGGGTATGTACGACACACTCAAGGCAATTATTCAAGGACAGCAACGCCCCTCAGCTATCACCAAAACATGGGACGTGCTCAACGGCATACATCAACACATGCTGTTCTTTTTAGAAAACCATGACGAACAACGTATTGCCTCCCCATTCTTTGCCGGAGATGCAAAAAAAGCAATTCCAGCCATGGTCGTCTCCGGAGCTATTTACTCCAACCCACTTATGCTTTATTTTGGACAAGAATTGGGTGTGGATGGTATGGATAATGAGGGATATAGTGGTCAGGACGGAAGAACATCCATATTTGATTACTGGGGGATTCAAGTATTCCAAGATTGGGTGAACGATGGTAATTTTGATGGCGCCCTACTTACGCAAGAGACACTTGAGCTAAGAAACTGGTACCAGAACTTTTTAAATATCATTTTAAAACACGATGTCATCAGACAAGGTGAGTTTTACGATTTAATGTGGTCCAATGAAGATAACAATGCTTTTGACAGCTCTAAACTTTATGCCTTTTTAAGGTATTACAACAAGAAAATACTACTAATTATCGTCAATTTTTCTGACAGCAAATTTGAAGGCAGAGTTAAAATCCCTGCCCATGCTTTTTTTACTATGGGCGTAGAGAGTCAAAAGTTTTTTCGGGGCTTCGATATACTAAGCAAAAAAAACAAAATAAGCTTCCCTCAGGAAGTTGCCATCACCAACGGTGCTGGTTTTAAAATACAAGCCTATTCCGGCAGAATATACGAACTGGAATAAAAACAAGTAAGGTATTTCTTTATCTTTTCGAGATGTAGTTCCTGACCACATGCTTGCTTTTGTTCTTCGAGATTACGCGATACATAATCTCTCTTTACCATGCTCTTGCAGTGTAACTCTGCATCATCGGCATACTTCGCAGATCCGCATTTATTAGAGATAGTCTACTTAGATATATTTTTCAGAGCTT comes from the Saccharicrinis fermentans DSM 9555 = JCM 21142 genome and includes:
- a CDS encoding TolB family protein, giving the protein MYICKKLFFLIVLCLLPFLLRSQYYSSGADPSGIRWCRIETDNFNVVFPREYSVRGQYVAKLLEEVYKYGTNSLKHKPRKIDVLVHSETAYSNGFVSWAPKRMELYNNPNQHMYAQDWLQQLTLHEFRHVVQLDKLNNGFTKMLSYILGEQAVGAVLGLYVPMWFLEGDAVATETALSQSGRGRSPWFEQGIRAQVMDKGLFSYEKAMFGSYKDYVPNHYEMGYQLVAGARGKYGSDIWEKAMYNTARNPLSITPFNQGQKKVSGLNKVDLYKNTFLDLQQKWERQNEQTNKTLFEAITPVSMDYLNYKYPVRMDEGSYVAALSGPGVLSSFVRVSNDGEVTKLFVPGSRNDEPFSYASQTLCWAELEPDTRWENRMFSVIKCYHLPSGKLSKITHKSRLFSPTLSPDGQEIAAVSVDHQNNYRLVVLDRNTGKIQKSYQYGHNNYLFTPSWNKEGTKIVCVALSDKGKEIALLDMEQEKWLRMTEPTMVDISLPKWGLDQEILFTAGYGGTEEIYGVRDHEITQRTQSEYGANGAIVDGNILVYSHYTASGYQLVRAIVNEDSNKTLDEVEDYSVKLYREIANQEIAYPDFSAVDTISDYAVKKYSKWNIFHIHSWAPGFVNVKEGELGMGASALSQNLLGTASTVMGYRADSQKSLEKYYFNFRYQGWYPVFDLELKHGDDRIRYDSDLLYVSSTDTFSYSANEKIVQTELNLDVSLPLNLTRGKYYTYLQPQIEYGMVQREGYDVALTTYTQNNRGRLVEKETNIRTVSELNYQTLEYSLYFHRLLRQSERDVASRWGQIVEIMYQSTPWGNIDAGSILGLYSRSYVPGFMKHHSVRIDHAYQYKTMGDEYENDGLIGHQTLGNYFTTPRGYDTRPNDRMYSLKGDYIFPLCNPDLNLPGVFYLKRVTANLFYDYSRTYQEFKYTSGEIIKAKRNYSSSGFELRGEIHAFRFLFPLTLGYRYARLIEQKQHKHELLMGINISGFSIGK
- a CDS encoding alpha-amylase family protein, translating into MNKIVIYQALTRIFGNTNRTCKENGSIEDNGCGKMNDFTSKALQEIKKLGTTHIWYTGIIEHAITTNYSQYNIALDYHEVVKGKAGSPYAIKDYYDVNPDLAVDVNNRILEFEELVNRSHQEMLKVIIDFVPNHLARNYVSDAQPTDSKSFGEGDNINVHFDSNNNFYYLPGEQFNGPVTARSGQYFVEKPAKVTGNDCISAKPGINDWYETVKLNYGIDIFNHGEKHFDPIPDTWHKMLDILLYWSAKKIDGFRCDMAEMVPVEFWNWVIPKVKDKYPHIVFIAEVYNPELYRQYITYGGFDYLYDKVGMYDTLKAIIQGQQRPSAITKTWDVLNGIHQHMLFFLENHDEQRIASPFFAGDAKKAIPAMVVSGAIYSNPLMLYFGQELGVDGMDNEGYSGQDGRTSIFDYWGIQVFQDWVNDGNFDGALLTQETLELRNWYQNFLNIILKHDVIRQGEFYDLMWSNEDNNAFDSSKLYAFLRYYNKKILLIIVNFSDSKFEGRVKIPAHAFFTMGVESQKFFRGFDILSKKNKISFPQEVAITNGAGFKIQAYSGRIYELE